One window of Balearica regulorum gibbericeps isolate bBalReg1 chromosome 20, bBalReg1.pri, whole genome shotgun sequence genomic DNA carries:
- the TTF1 gene encoding transcription termination factor 1, with the protein MTEKASADDFQVWDHLKKKKKKKKRKHKEYDKEHENDERESIQSAERGRASPLLFEDRAAQGGEGCKKKKKTKNKGEKQQSSLDNSCVGLEHEISDEMGVDVSQKKKKKQKYNDSTDDQSDVSYVTVNQCSTDSSQNINADYIYLKQSVKRKRKEKLPAEDEVHELLTSETHNKNDDKRSKKKKKKKKRGSSTQDMQEDTDVTVDQSLLSSLEQNRPGEDTTLPSPAEEGGVATPQQWHEDSDCDVSPAVREDSTDVPANFFKLTKPADRSQKTPVRARKKIKSSAFVMEDSSSESDVMTSEPSASNRKKDQNSSFTEMVPSDELNLDDEECLDSTMSSVVDLDTAKQELEEFIPHVRNISDSSIRKMAGRDLVRFKQFKKQGVAVKFGRFSQKENNQIRKNVEEFLLITGIDSAEKLLFTSRYPEDKETINRLKSEHLFCEKLSKDIPRPWRLIYYRARKMFDPNNYKGRYTKEEKEKLKKYHALHGNDWKKISEMMSRSNLSVAMKYSEIKSAINYGPWSKEETQKLMHAVEEVIRKRMETEDANSLSSLEKSNRDLSIDREKLYQKLPWTEIEAKVGTRYWRQCKQRWTTVLTHKMTKGQQLYRGTKGLQAKISLIKRLYEMKVEDANEVNWEELSNAIGDVPKTYVQAKFYKMKVSCVPFWQNKTFSEIIDYLFEKKLPELEEKLEKRKGNHLSSDNSAARKQTAVFRLSDIFDSSEESD; encoded by the exons atgacagaaaaagcaagtgCAGATGATTTTCAAGTTTGGGATCATctcaagaagaagaagaagaagaagaagagaaaacacaaagaataCGATAAGGAACATGAAAACGATGAAAGAGAAAGTATACAAAGCGCAGAGCGTGGCCGtgcttctcctctgctgttTGAAGATCGAGCAGCACAGGGTGGTGAAggctgtaaaaagaaaaaaaaaacaaaaaacaagggGGAGAAGCAACAGTCTTCCTTAGATAATTCTTGTGTAGGACTGGAACATGAAATTAGTGATGAAATGGGAGTGGAtgtttcccaaaagaaaaaaaagaagcagaagtatAATGATAGCACAGATGATCAAAGTGATGTAAGTTATGTCACAGTAAATCAGTGTAGCACTGATAGTTCTCAGAACATCAATGCtgattacatttatttaaaacaatctgttaagagaaaaagaaaagaaaaattgcctgCAGAGGATGAGGTACATGAGCTGCTTACCTCAGAAACACACAATaaaaatgatgataaaagatcaaaaaagaagaagaagaagaagaagagaggcAGTAGTACCCAAGATATGCAAGAAGACACAGATGTAACCGTTGACCAGTCACTGTTGTCATCTCTGGAGCAAAACAGGCCAGGGGAAGACACAACCTTGCCATCACCTGCAGAAGAGGGTGGTGTGGCAACGCCCCAGCAATGGCATGAAGATAGTGACTGTgatgtttctcctgctgtgcGTGAAGATTCTACAGATGTAcctgctaatttttttaagctgacTAAACCAGCTGATCGATCTCAAAAAACTCCAGTGcgtgctagaaagaaaataaaaagcagtgctTTTGTCATGGAAGATAGTTCTTCAGAATCTGATGTAAT GACATCAGAGCCCTCGGCATCAAATAGAAAGAAGGACCAGAATAGTTCCTTTACTGAAATGGTACCATCTGATGAGCTTAATCTGGATGATGAAGAGTGCCTGGACTCTACCATGAGTTCAGTCGTGGATTTGGATACTGCAAAACAAGAGTTGGAAGAGTTTATTCCTCATGTGAGGAATATATCAGACAGTTCCATCAGGAAGATGGCTGGAAGAGACCTAGTGAGgtttaaacagtttaaaaaacaag GTGTTGCTGTCAAGTTTGGTAGATTTtcccagaaggaaaataatcaaATCCGGAAAAATGTTGAAGAGTTCTTATTGATTACTGGAATAGACAGTGCTGAAAAACTCCTGTTTACCTCAAGGTATCCGGAAGATAAAGAAACTATCAATCGCCTAAAATCAGAACATCTTTTTTGTGAAAAACTTT CTAAGGACATACCACGACCCTGGAGGCTGATATATTATCGAGCAAGGAAGATGTTTGACCCAAATAATTATAAAGGGAG GTAtactaaggaagaaaaagaaaaattaaagaagtaTCATGCTCTGCATGGCAATGATTGGAAGAAGATTTCTGAGATGATGTCCCGTTCCAACCTCTCAGTTGCTATGAAATACTCTGAAATCAAGTCAG cTATTAATTATGGTCCTTGGTCGAAGGAAGAGACCCAGAAATTAATGCATGCAGTGGAGGAGGTGATTAGGAAAAGAATGGAAACTGAAGATGCAAATTCTCTTTCATCATTGGAAAAGTCAAATAGAGATCTCTCGATTGACCGTGAGAAACTGTACCAGAAATTACCATGGACTGAGATTGAAGCTAAAGTAGGAACCCGATATTGGAGGCAATGTAAACAGAGATG GACTACAGTTTTAACACACAAGATGACCAAAGGGCAGCAGTTATATCGGGGAACCAAAGGATTACAGGCCAAGATCAGCCTTATTAAAAG GTTGTATGAAATGAAAGTGGAGGATGCTAATGAAGTAAACTGGGAAGAACTCAGTAATGCTATTGG AGATGTCCCTAAAACCTATGTTCAAGCAAAATTTTATAAGATGAAAGTCTCCTGTGTCCCTTTTTGGCAAAATAAGACTTTTTCTG aaatcatTGAttatctttttgaaaagaaacttccAGAACTTGAagaaaagttggaaaaaaggaaagggaatcACCTTAGTTCTGACAATTCAGCAGCCAGGAAACAGACGGCGGTGTTCCGACTCAGTGACATTTTTGACTCCAGTGAAGAGAGTGATTAA